In Gossypium raimondii isolate GPD5lz chromosome 12, ASM2569854v1, whole genome shotgun sequence, a single window of DNA contains:
- the LOC105764092 gene encoding uncharacterized protein LOC105764092 isoform X1: protein MMFHPLIFLNVFIHFEKSMARMVVVKLLGRTIGYNALWKKMCSLWKPTQRFQLMDVKNDYFLAKLESMEDYTNILPKGQWVIFGHYLTVQPRFPSFTTLQSYPHKVVAWPGLSGTLYKKSILHEIGEMIDTFIKIDLQIDKGSQGQFARFVVHVNLLKPLILKIRIAKRIHRVEYESVPIICYHCGTYGHLKDKCLQNKNEEAMDEKINGDKQHFYEESNLIVAYHLSTSVNHGNNQVHGNNHDYQLDCFHDPLGLVLE, encoded by the coding sequence ATGATGTTTCATCCATTGATTTTTCTGAACGTGTTTATTCACTTTGAAAAAAGTATGGCCAGAATGGTAGTTGTAAAATTGCTTGGGAGGACGATTGGATATAACGCCTTATGGAAAAAAATGTGTTCTTTATGGAAACCGACACAAAGATTTCAGTTGATGGATGTCAAGAATGACTATTTCTTGGCAAAGCTTGAGTCAATGGAGGATTATACGAATATTCTACCCAAGGGTCAATGGGTGATCTTTGGACACTATTTGACAGTTCAACCACGGTTTCCTAGTTTCACAACGCTACAATCATACCCCCACAAAGTTGTTGCATGGCCGGGATTGTCAGGAACGTTATACAAAAAGAGCATTCTCCATGAAATTGGAGAAATGATTGACACATTCATAAAGATTGATCTCCAAATTGACAAGGGATCACAAGGCCAATTTGCAAGATTTGTTGTGCACGTCAACTTGCTTAAACctcttattttgaaaatcaggATAGCTAAAAGAATTCATCGTGTAGAATATGAGTCTGTACCAATTATTTGCTATCACTGTGGTACTTATGGACATTTGAAGGATAAATGCCTTCAAAACAAGAATGAGGAAGCTATGGATGAAAAGATTAATGGTGATAAGCAACATTTTTACGAAGAATCGAACTTGATTGTTGCTTATCACTTGTCGACAAGTGTTAATCATGGAAACAATCAAGTTCATGGAAACAACCATGATTATCAATTGGATTGTTTCCATGATCCACTTGGATTGGTTCTAGAATAA
- the LOC105764092 gene encoding uncharacterized protein LOC105764092 isoform X2 codes for MHRSRYDASLEQVRRLTWIWRVGATRVRTHHARGGGLALLQWWRLNAARVMNESIGKVIKKFRRKEDEPPDEEGRLFRWILMSLKRFPLETWY; via the exons ATGCACCGATCCAG GTACGATGCTAGCCTGGAGCAAGTACGGAGGCTCACGTGGATTTGGCGCGTAGGCGCTACACGCGTTCGGACGCACCATGCGCGAGGAGGAGGCCTGGCTCTGCTGCAGTGGTGGAGGCTGAATGCTGCTAGG GTCATGAACGAGAGCATTGGTAAGGTTATCAAGAAGTTCCGACGAAAGGAGGATGAGCCACCAGATGAGGAGGGGAGGCTGTTCAGATGGATTCTGATGTCCTTAAAAAGGTTTCCTTTAGAAACATGGTATTGA
- the LOC105764093 gene encoding probable galacturonosyltransferase-like 7 encodes MVDLKRILLFFRSSLFILLADWLDFKSKKKKRRGICSSKILWIRRFSGFFFAAMLMIILSPSLHSFPPAEAIKSSHLDSYLRLQSYQASHSSKYRFSFRKASGFRNADECGFTDRKITGVCDPSLVHVAITLDVVYLRGSMAAVHSILQHSLCPENIFFHFIVSDADLETLVRSTIPQLKFKVYYFDPETVRNLISSSVRQALEQPLNYARNYLADLLEPCVRRVIYLDSDLVVVDDITKLWITNLGSRTIGAPEYCHANFTNYFTGGFWSDQRFSRTFKGRKPCYFNTGVMVIDLVKWRRVGYTKRIERWMQIQKRYRIYELGSLPPFLLVFAGRVAPIEHRWNQHGLGGDNVKGSCRELHPGPVSLLHWSGSGKPWLRLDSNRPCPLDALWAPYDLYGHPH; translated from the coding sequence ATGGTGGACCTAAAGAGAATCCTCTTGTTCTTTCGTTCTTCATTGTTCATTCTCTTAGCAGATTGGCTtgattttaaatctaaaaagaagaagaggagagGGATTTGCAGTAGTAAAATACTTTGGATAAGGCGATTTTCGGGATTCTTTTTCGCAGCAATGTTGATGATTATTCTTTCCCCTTCACTCCACTCATTCCCTCCAGCTGAAGCCATTAAATCCTCTCACCTAGACAGCTACCTTCGATTACAATCGTATCAGGCGTCGCACTCCTCCAAGTATCGGTTTTCTTTTCGAAAGGCCTCTGGATTTCGTAATGCCGACGAATGTGGCTTCACCGACCGTAAAATCACCGGAGTCTGCGATCCTTCTTTAGTCCACGTGGCCATCACTCTCGATGTTGTCTACCTCCGTGGGTCAATGGCCGCCGTTCACTCCATTCTCCAGCATTCGTTGTGTCCGGAGAACATCTTTTTCCATTTCATCGTATCGGACGCCGATCTGGAAACTCTCGTTCGGTCCACGATCCCTCAGTTGAAGTTCAAGGTTTATTATTTCGATCCCGAGACTGTACGGAACCTGATATCGTCTTCTGTTAGGCAAGCGCTTGAGCAGCCGTTAAATTACGCTAGGAATTACTTAGCTGATCTGCTAGAACCGTGCGTACGGAGAGTGATCTATTTGGACTCTGATCTAGTCGTTGTTGACGACATCACTAAGCTTTGGATCACCAACCTGGGTTCACGGACAATCGGAGCACCCGAATATTGCCACGCCAACTTCACAAACTATTTCACCGGCGGTTTCTGGTCGGACCAGCGGTTTTCGAGGACATTCAAAGGGAGGAAGCCGTGCTATTTCAACACAGGGGTGATGGTGATAGACCTAGTTAAATGGAGACGGGTCGGGTACACAAAACGGATAGAAAGATGGATGCAGATCCAGAAACGTTACCGGATCTATGAGCTTGGTTCGTTACCGCCGTTCCTGTTGGTTTTCGCGGGACGTGTGGCGCCCATCGAGCATAGATGGAACCAGCACGGGTTGGGTGGGGACAATGTGAAGGGAAGTTGTCGAGAATTGCACCCTGGTCCCGTCAGCCTCTTGCATTGGTCTGGTAGCGGTAAGCCATGGCTAAGGCTGGACTCAAATCGGCCATGTCCACTGGACGCATTGTGGGCGCCTTACGACTTGTACGGACACCCACATTGA